aaattacatgccttctcttctgcgcttacttttttcggttcttcttcataatgttcttcctttgaaatttttaaagagcgaaatgccttatgaaacgattcgaagcacagtgcggagttccgcacgggtcgactagtaataataaataatgtattattcgaatgtatagatctttctccaacgctgcaagcagtgcagaagtgaagacggtttgcaagcggaaaccataggtcagcgccactttaacagatacacccgtaaaaaatgttttgcaagccgaagctgggatgctgggaaacaaaaatctgtgaaaaggaaatcgtgtctaacagagaagaaaccaacagacacaaaggcaaaaaaaaaaaaaaaaaaaaaaaagcaagcaaaaaTGTGCGTCTAAACAGTGCATCCTTCGGGtaaagatgatgaagactggttctgcacaAAGTGCTCTAAagcgtactcagaatccaaaaaaccaactaaacggcttcaatgtcgcaattgtgacaaatgggcacatgacctatgtgctaagtttgataaattaagtgcttgtgaaaattgtaattcgcggacaatgataatgatgatgatagccaaaaagtttttgatttttaacgtggttaagaagttttaaaatttaacagaataaaccagaaaatgtgtaaaattcatttcattactaaagtatatctcatgtaacaactaaccccatatactgtaacaacatgcccagTGGTgtggtaagttgttacaatctacatctattcagaaaacttgaaatattttggagtagtggcttctaatcattttttaaaaaatatgttatgaatgttaaacaatctaaatgcattttaaagtttcacgcgtgtaaataattgatATAGTTTAgcgttaaaaatattgaaaaaaattgtaacaactaaccccggtctcccctacaaatGTCACGCCCGTAACAATGGAATGAGCATattaatacagtcggaccccgatttaaagAATTCCTCGGGatcgaaacttttatacgttaaatcagggctactcgtaatatcggggtgaatgaaaaaaaatgcacttacaTTATCTAAAAGCCCTAGTAAGCAACTCCACAAAAATATCCATGATTAGAaattgtacactttttattcagcattccgcgaCTTCTTACACacttattaatttgaaattttaaattattgagtaGCAGATGTTTgataatttccttgatacttgacttgaAATAGTTCTCTTCCGACTTTGTGGAGAGACGAAAATGCatcatttgcagcctgctgcatgagatatgtttttacaatTTCCTTGCCATGTAAAGcgtttgaaaaagtttaaatttaagttttaatgggaTTTTTCTTTACCGCCCTTCTGCATCAGAAATactattcattggttgcccctCACCTGTTAAAAATGTTAAGAGAAGTCTTTCTGTTTCGGACTGGATGGatatttcatttagaaaacatacaatatttcctaactcaaatcaaaagaaatgaaaataaataaataaataaataaaataaaataattcgttaattcgagGTTTATTATTCAGTAAATAGGAGATTTTGCCATTATTTTAgttgggaaaaaagaaaaatttgctaaatcgcgaaattcgttaaatagaggttcattAAACCGGGGTCCGACTGTAAATGTTTTCCGGGACAAGTGTTCAGTTCATTAGATGTTACCACAGTGGAATCCCGTAGCAACGAATACCAATGAAACGAAATATCCGTtgcaacgaaataaattttcaattccgATTTAAGTTCCATCACATTGAACACACACTCCCGTTGCAACgaattcgttgtaacgggattttactgtacataCTAATGGTTGTAAATTCATTCATAGAAATAGTTAAGATTATTCTCAATTTCAACTAGATTTCTTACCAGTCTATGCTTTGTGTGAATATCATGACTCACAACAATTTTGTCTCCATATCCTTCCTTAATAAGGGAGTGAATATGATCTACACGCTGGGCATCGCTTGGCATGTCCACATTAGTATTGTGCTGATAGTGCGATACTTCGATTCCAAACAGATCAAACTCACAAAAGGTACCTAAAGCAGCAAATTCAACTAGATCTTCTCTTGTAAACAATGTACCTAAaagaagttaattaaaaataaaatccaccGAGACGATAAATTGAAGAACTTGTTTCAAAATGGCGTTAATAGCAACCGATGCATTAAATCTCATTTGCGCTTCCATACATAAACCGTTATTCAAACGTCAAAAATGAAAGCTTTCATTACTATCTAGCATTTGTAAAATTcagtttgaactttttttcctaattctcaaaaaaaaaaaaaaaaaaaatgattcgagAAAACAagtattcaactttttttttttttggctatcgaaagtaaaacatttttactgaaaGGAGTTATTTGACGGCTAAAGGATTTCAGAAAATAACAATATTAGGCCGCACTACGATATACCCAGCAAAAACGATGGACAcgataaagttattattattattattattttgaatgaagAAACAAAGCGGAAAAAAGAATTTCTTAGCATATCTAAGATGGAgaactatattttgaaaaaacctcaTACAAAACGAAAGCAATCCAAGATCTTTGATACAACGAAGAATTGATGTCTGtaagttatttattaaaatatttcttcttaaatgtattttcaatatgaagcaaagggatgtaagtggtaaaattaaaaatttggagataaccagtacaaatagtaggggaacttctctgttttgaggcaagagatattactggtaggtgctgctatacaccatgatttagagagaaaaaattcaatgaaagcctacctaggacgttatctttaaacgcattttactcaaaacttgaaagtgcctgcttacatctctttgcttctcactgcctcatattatgtGTGATTTGTGTATAGagttgtaatatttaaaaaattcccgagattatttatttttagcttctTAATGAAGTATAACATTATCACAGTGTTTTAAGTATTCACTTTTAAATGAAGAACAACATTATCTCAATATTTTAAGCATTACTAAATAATACGCAACATCTTGTACGTTAACGTTACAGTGATCTCACTTTATAAAGAATTACTTGATTAAACATTCacgtaaaaatattctaatttcATCTACAATAAGAGCCTCATgtgaaacaaagaaataaataaataaataaaacacacaaaataataataataataataaataaataaataaataaatagtgctGCAAGAGGAGAGTAATGAACTAAAACTTTCAATGTTGTATTTTTTATGTAATCAGATATTATCTTAACTTACGATCAAGATGGGACATAACCACCCTAGAGACTTTCCCACCGGTTTCTTGAAATATTCTCACAATTTCTTCGGGCGATTTTCTGTCTCTACCAGGATGAATAATCACAGGACAGCCAGTTTCTTGTTGAACTATTGCTGAAGCCCTTATTGACCTTTTCTCAAAAGCTGTAACATAAAAAAGCAAtaacatgaaaaatattgaaattcatccttttttgaaaataggGTTGGGTCATGAACACCTCATTTGCAATATTTTTCGGACACGACAAGAATCCGCTACAAGAGTAATGATACTTTTGCTCTTGGAAATCTTTTACTGTGGAGAGTTTCTTAATGAATGATATACCTATGAAGGGGGAGTCGGAGAGACAGTCAGATTGCCGATAGCAGctatgcttttattgaataacataagctcataatgttgaattgataaatttaattgtttcaaCTGAAACTTAGTTTGATTTGTTGTTTCAATACACCTTCAACATTATAAGTTTATGTTATTCAACAAAAATCATAGCTCCGGTTGGCCAGTCACGCgactgcaaaaaaataaataaataaataaataaataaataaaataaaataaaaaaaataaaaaatacattaatttgaattttttgccatcttgaattcaaattatgtttttcgcaatcacgagcgtgtgtatgcgcgtgtgtatttgtgtaggcacatgtgtgtgggtgcgcgtgtgtgtaagtgtatgtgcgcatgtgtacGCACGTGTGCGTGTAGACgttcgcgcgtgtgtgtgtgtagacgttcgtgtgtgtgtgtaggctttcgtgtgtgagagtgtaggcgttcgtgtgtatgtaggcatgtgtgtttgtgtctgtgtgcaggcatgagtgtgtgtatgtgtgtgtaggagtgtgtgaagtcgtgtgtttgtatgtgtgtgagcgtgcgtgtgtgtaggacatggacgcctccgagcaggagaagcggatagctcaggaccggggggaCCGCCGCGCCTGGAGGatggcgggcggtggtgctgcagaggcccctggtccaagctgaaaaaggaaccgtaacatcaaggacggtcaagtgagaacaataagcaatcgtgattgctcaaaaaacctcACATCACTCTCTCGAGTGGGTTTGAACCACCAACCTTTCAATTCACAGCCTAACGTGGTAGCCGATTGCGTCACGGAGGCTTCGTGCATGCGGAATTGTTAAACGAGTTAATATAAACAAAGCTCCGCGCATGCGCTTTGTAGGTAAAAGGTGGGACGCTTTttttatgtcgttttttttttttttcatttcactccCATCTTCAAAGTGCGATAAGAAGCATAGCtttaaaaagaagggaaaaagacGTTATATGCAAAGTGTGAGTAGAATATAGAACATGGCTTACAAGTACGAAAATATTATAACATCTGGTACAGTCCGATTTACAATTTTGGTGTTTGGCAAACCACAAAATCAATTCTTTTATATACATGCCGCTTGTGAAATTGCAAATAAACAACAATGTTTCACGAAGAAAACTTGTGTCGACAATGCTTGATTTTAACAACCTTGACTTCTCTtgcttttaattgtttttttttttttttttttttttgaaatggtgatGGGGAGCTTCAGAGTTCTTGGGAATGAGAGGCGTGCTATCGCTTTTAAGGGGATGGTTGCAGCTGGTGCAACAGAAATTTTCTTAGAAACTGAATAAGATTTGAtcccaaaagaattttttatatgCTGAGTTAATGAGATatttatgcatgtttttttcatttcgaaaaagtCTTAGAGCTAAAATACCTCTCCTTTCTAGTTTTAATGGAAAACAgttataaaagttaaaattattccggtctgtaatgaaaaaaatctattttaagttcgttttaaaaaatattttttctactttttttggaCTGTTGGGAAAATCTCTGGTAACTGAAATATATTCAacagttttttaatttactaaaaaatggttatttttggATACTTTAACCTCTCTGTTGCGTGCTAAAAAGTAAGGCACGATTACCAAAATTTCGAAGCAATTCTTATAAaattctctcgctgtatttatttattctttttattactaaatcaaaatttttgcccCCCACCAGTTGACGCCAAACGGCAAGTTAAATTGACAGAAAATACTCATTTTGCCCaattataataaaagaaaatatttttcttttcccaagcCTCCAAACGCGTCATGCTTGATTGATttgattcaaaaacattttcttggttTCATTACTAACTCAAAGTAAATTGGAGTTGATTTAATCAATTCCATGATGTGGCTATTAATGAGTTAATGAGAGCAAATgaggttaagaaaaaaatatacattattacTTCGAAATCAAATTTTGGCCCAAAGCACTGGTAGTTCAACAACTTCTAAATTTGACACTAGATAAATTatcttaaagtttaaaaatacagATGCAGAAAACTTACGTTCCAATGGCCAAGAAACTCCTACTTCACCTATTACCCCGCATTTTACCATAGTCCCATCAACTCCATTTAAAATATCTTCTCGCATTTTCTCTGCCATTTGTTCTTGAGTCATATTCAATGTAGAAGAAGTTTGAGACATTGAAACGTAGAAACCTATTTAACAATAAATATCCTCACATTATGTACAAGAATCAAAATAACTTGATCATGTTTGTAACATCATCAGTTTGAAATTAACAATcccattaaaaaatgcttcattctctttctctctcttacACACACAATACACGCGCACAGCAGTGAGGATAGGGGGTTAACAACTCTCAGAGTTTTTTCTTGCCCCAagagccttatatatatatatatatatatatatatatatatatatatatatatatatatatgaaaaatcctttgctaggccttttccatattaagttctgttcacttatatgtcagcgcgtatgagtcacagacattatttattacacacttaaatgcttctcacaccatatatggctatgttgtgggctcagatgagattccccttaaagtacctaccagacactttttttccctccagacttaagccagcctcagtctgcggtgcaaagcccaataatatttcgttattgcaatctgctcctcctatatagatcacgtgcgatcacatgatcgagggataattatctgtaaccttttaatgatattccctatataaaaatcgtggcacaactaaacaggGGGTTagaagagaagttcctgctgttatattccatgtaaaaataaagatgtgatttgtgaatgtagctttgtcctcttcctacgtggtggattatcacactgtaaaagcgattcagaaacgttcctggaaaataatgggcagctgatgtgcctaatttctgccagaaacagaacttgcaaaaaccaggaacgttttctgctgaaattcagtaaccttcctgaaattatcccggaagcttcctgaaaaattcagaaatcttcccgttagaagccagtcgtgtctttgAAACTTTAGATTAAACTTAGGAATGAATAGTAtgatagctcggcatcttcctgatttaccaaggtagTTCCAAGGGCATTATTGGAATCATGGccgaagctaagccagaattgcaagtaaatgacgagaattttacccacctgcaactcttgcaaagcaaagtagtccacacttactcactccctttggaagcttaattagcatggacggaaCGTAACAaaccgatgcactttataaatacgttcagttaatctttaaactgggagctaaaaatagtttgacaacagtgaaaaatctgcattcgtgcgacttgtagcaattcaggaaactttttgacacggatacttgatttttccaggaagtgggtaaaaaccaatAAAATCCCGAGACGTaactcggaaatactcagtaacgtttcggaatttttttacagtgcacggcacaacactgcaacaagattagtaataagaaccgagcggcggttcttacacacacacatatatatatatatatatatatatatatatatatatatatatatatatatatatatatatatatatatggaatgTTATAAAGCAAAAAACCATTCTCGAGGGGAAAGTTGTAGCGATGCTACAGCATACCAGAGTGCAACAGAGAGAgttcaaaaaagttcatttcaaaaaaatagtttgttttcacGAAAGAAAATGAGAGAGGGGGAACAAATTTCAACTTCAATATAATAGCTCATTTTCTCGAGAGTCTTGAGGTTAGTTTTTTCAAATGGAGCAGAAGCGAAGAGCTCTACCCTCCCCTCTATCTCTCTTTCTtctcagagagagagagagatagagagaaacAAAAGTGTCATTCAATTTGATTCACTGAAACTGACCAGATTTTAACTGATTGATGTagtctcaaaaataaataaataatatgatgaGTAAATAGACGAACTTCATTTCATCAATATTGAACATCGTGACTTTATAATGCATTTTGAGAATGAATAGTgccatatttaaatatttttaacctgCCTGCCGTAAAACAAAACATAGAACTTTCAAAAACTTATATGACCTCAATTAGATTTCTTTTCAGGTGGAAAGTTCTGAAATTCATCGACTGAGTGCAACTTCTACAGATGCGAAGGACCGCGATGGCGGagtcgaaaataaaataaaataaataaatataaagcgGGCGAATATTCTCGCCTTAGATTGCAACTATAACTGCAAGCAGCTTCGAAACTAACAGAGAAAGCAAATTTTTGCACGAGGAAAAACATTTGTTGCATCATTGAGTTATATAACCAATGTTTACAGTTCTGTTTCATTGcatcaggtaaaaaaaaaaaaaaaacttaagtgttATGAATGAATGAATGTTATGAATTATAcagaaaatttcaaattcaagGAAAGTACTGGAAATGTTTTTTAGATCAGTGTTGTTCTACCTTTTTAGTCATACAGATCGGTaaacatttgtgtaaaaaaaatcacggacctttgatttttttttttttttaattctctctctctctttcccttttaaacagaaaaacgTTATTAGGTATTAAAGTACTGTAACATAAGTTAAATGTAagatttttactgtgaaatttattaaagatagtaattatttatttgaagagTGCGGAAAATGATTACTGTAACTAGATACTATATATAAGTAAATGAATCATTGAGAATATGTCAGGAAATTATGAAAAGAAATCACAAAatcaatatgaaaaatattgtaaaaaatattttatttttatttatttttttcttttctttttagaagATCtctgttttttagttttaatgcccACTCTCTGAGGACTGTGTGCGGTCAAGTTTTTCCTCAGACCAGCGGTTGAGAATCCCTGGTCGGTCTAGATAATTGAATTTAATAAAACAATGGTGCCATATAACTTTGctactcatttattaatttttgatataTGTAGAATACGAAGATATTCAGATTTTATTAATTTCTCAATAGATAtcatataaaaagaaaatgtgtcaaaatacttcatttaacgaaagaacattatgaattaaattgagcattaaaaataacaaagttcTTGGTTCTAACGTATGACGTTTAGTTTTTATCACgtcaaaagattttttcaaaaacttgctcgAAGATAATCCTCCTTTTAGATCAGGTTTTATGTATGTTCCTTCGAATTTCCTTGTAggcattttaatagttttaaagctgctaaaaattgaaagataacaacACGAGTTTGGGACGTCTTGTCTGAAAAAAAGATGCTTTGTTCAAATTGGATTAATCTCTGGAAAGATACCAAAtagggatggaaaaaaaaaaattgtgagctAAAGCAATGGCTCTCAGACGATGGTACGCATACCCCATGGGGTAACCGAAAATCTGAAAGGGGTAAGCAGTTAACtacaaaaagtgtaaaaatctatTTCATAACTATACTTTAACAGTTTTTCATCAATTTTATGCAAAACAAGACATAGTACTACTATTAAAATTTCAGTGTGgcagttaaaaatagaaaaattgtggGTCAAACAAAGTTACCCTGAATGGCTATGAGAGGTGTTCATTTGCTGCAACAGTAAAACGTGCGTTCAAGTCTAAAAACCCGTCATATCATTAGAGAATTAAACTTTTATCTTTGGAAGTACATTAAGAACCATCCATTTCTAATGATCCCAGCTGCCAGAAAAACAATAAACACCTTAAGAGAATTCCTTAAAGCTGCCATGGGTCCTTTGCCTGGATAATGAGAAAAAATGTATGGTTTTTAAGTCTGACTTGGAACTTTTGTAGAGTGCGATGCAAACTCCTTCAGTCAATGGTTGACTGCGAATCTTGAGACACTTTTTGAACACAGATACTGGCCTccttttaaagaacattttgaaCACAGATACTGGCCTccttttaaagaacattttgaaGCACacctttattaaaaatttccagAACACTTAATTGGTTCAACTtcctttttgaaaacatttttcgtcCACTGACTCTGACACATGTCCCTTCGTTTAGAACACTTTTTAGCACACCTTTTAGAATGTACCTTCGACCATTTTATACTAAAAGTTTTGCTGTTAATTTTAGAG
This sequence is a window from Uloborus diversus isolate 005 chromosome 10, Udiv.v.3.1, whole genome shotgun sequence. Protein-coding genes within it:
- the LOC129231542 gene encoding phosphotriesterase-related protein-like yields the protein MKGKIQTVLGLIEPDKLGVTLTHEHLLHDLPLEVFRKPMPSSLPSELSASHSSVSMENLGWIRQYPYCFDSNNAFSDASVRSAILEEMKFFKLSGGNTIVDNGSVGLRAKDQAEFLRNLSAESNVNIVLGTGFYVSMSQTSSTLNMTQEQMAEKMREDILNGVDGTMVKCGVIGEVGVSWPLEPFEKRSIRASAIVQQETGCPVIIHPGRDRKSPEEIVRIFQETGGKVSRVVMSHLDRTLFTREDLVEFAALGTFCEFDLFGIEVSHYQHNTNVDMPSDAQRVDHIHSLIKEGYGDKIVVSHDIHTKHRLMKYGGHGFSHIIVNVLPKMLNRGLNTQDINKILISNPKSWLTFQ